A genomic stretch from Telopea speciosissima isolate NSW1024214 ecotype Mountain lineage chromosome 7, Tspe_v1, whole genome shotgun sequence includes:
- the LOC122669381 gene encoding 1-aminocyclopropane-1-carboxylate oxidase 1, with amino-acid sequence MEVPVIDFNGLDGEKRSETMALLHRACEKFGFFMIANHGINEQLMQKVKQLVNLHYEKCMKKSFYDTEMAKVLDNQSTASEMDWESSFFIWHRPTSNMDEFPNLSKELCEAMDEYIIQVIKFAEKLSELMCENLGLESSYIKKAFSGVAGPSVGTKVAKYPECPRPELVKGLREHTDAGGIILLLQDDQVPGLEFLKDGEWVEIPPSKNNTMFVNTGDQVEVLTNGRYKSALHCVKADKNGSRLSIASFYNPTGDAIISPAPKLLYPNHYRFQDYLDLYATTKFSDKGPRLESMKKMANGGP; translated from the exons ATGGAGGTTCCTGTGATAGATTTTAATGGGCTAGATGGTGAGAAGAGGAGTGAAACAATGGCGCTATTGCACCGGGCTTGTGAGAAGTTTGGGTTTTTCATG ATAGCAAACCATGGAATAAACGAGCAACTGATGCAGAAGGTGAAGCAATTAGTCAATTTGCACTATGAGAAGTGTATGAAGAAAAGCTTCTATGACACTGAGATGGCTAAGGTCTTGGACAACCAAAGTACAGCATCAGAAATGGACTGGGAAAGCAGTTTTTTCATTTGGCATAGGCCCACATCAAACATGGATGAGTTTCCAAACCTCTCAAAGGAACTTTG TGAAGCAATGGACGAATACATTATCCAGGTGATTAAGTTCGCAGAGAAACTTTCAGAACTCATGTGCGAGAATCTGGGTTTGGAAAGCAGCTACATTAAGAAGGCATTCTCAGGAGTTGCAGGTCCTTCAGTGGGGACAAAGGTGGCAAAGTATCCTGAATGTCCTAGACCTGAACTTGTAAAGGGACTCCGGGAGCACACAGATGCAGGAGGAATCATTCTCTTGCTCCAAGATGACCAAGTCCCGGGTCTTGAATTCTTGAAAGATGGAGAATGGGTAGAGATTCCACCTTCCAAGAACAATACCATGTTCGTAAACACAGGTGATCAGGTGGAAGTGTTGACCAATGGCAGATATAAGAGTGCCTTGCACTGTGTCAAGGCTGACAAGAATGGCAGTAGACTCTCCATTGCTTCTTTCTACAACCCTACTGGTGATGCGATAATTTCTCCAGCTCCCAAGCTCCTATATCCCAACCACTACCGTTTTCAAGACTACCTCGATCTTTATGCCACGACCAAGTTCTCAGATAAGGGCCCCAGACTGGAATCCATGAAGAAGATGGCCAATGGGGGACCATAG
- the LOC122666882 gene encoding uncharacterized protein LOC122666882 has protein sequence MTMEKWVPLFDIFLNSPSPEGEASLWLQQSFDASAPTSTITANSFLSLLSKPCDTTVIDPSPSSSAPSSSFPSKRVMWIQTLPNAIQSRILSFLAVENRRFCARDLTALATNILEGHSELDFWVKRAALNLLDSITSLNSCSSSYSVSDTLEEKEFRALPDWLQDMTNATGSLLPWLPLSPAELNSTTLSRCSADGSPNQDEDSFIKVDERMEEDGSNAIQSSAGIKLVSPADAPLDPEIQKRAAFFKARLLNFESTSKTVNLANEIRQLYFDQGGGRVSLTVLGIIEPWEADEETASILLSHLSKGVDEDFAWSGQVLCSVVLPKLLVINEPASRVLVTATIEYCKLHQRAAVDALLFPLILCKEGINSPICDVVTRIIRECLHPAHVSAVCQKLLCREEDARQFVCLPCHRSLISNKLVWTEPLFTFFQNILNHNVHLTQDSVNHLVSVVGELADGFSNSLKFGNFLLCLVTKCAHLLKSHKVLLIEAVECTNTFMTKSILSKLAGL, from the exons ATGACAATGGAGAAGTGGGTTCCTCTATTTGACATCTTCCTTAACTCACCTTCTCCTGAAGGAGAGGCATCTCTGTGGTTGCAACAGTCTTTCGACGCCTCAGCACCCACCTCCACCATCACTGCCAACTCTTTCCTTTCGCTGCTCTCGAAGCCCTGCGATACCACCGTCATCGAcccttctccttcatcttccgCACCTTCGTCTTCCTTCCCCTCCAAGAG AGTTATGTGGATTCAGACTCTCCCCAATGCGATTCAGTCCCGAatcctttcttttcttgccgTCGAGAACCGAAGATTCTGCGCCCGAGACCTAACTGCACTTGCCACCAACATTTTGGAAGGACACTCAGAACTAGACTTTTGGGTCAAGAGAGCTGCCCTCAACCTGCTCGATTCAATTACTAGCTTGAACTCCTGCTCGAGTTCGTATTCTGTTAGCGACACACTAGAAGAAAAGGAGTTCCGGGCTTTACCCGATTGGCTTCAGGATATGACTAATGCCACTGGTTCATTGCTTCCATGGCTCCCTCTATCTCCTGCTGAGTTGAATTCAACAACTTTGTCCCGCTGTTCTGCTGATGGGAGTCCAAACCAGGATGAAGATTCGTTTATTAAAGTTGATGAAAGAATGGAAGAGGATGGTTCGAATGCGATCCAATCGTCGGCGGGAATCAAGCTTGTAAGTCCAGCAGATGCTCCTCTAGACCCTGAAATTCAAAAGAGAGCAGCTTTTTTTAAAGCCCGGCTCTTAAACTTTGAGTCTACATCAAAGACAGTAAACCTCGCTAATGAAATTCGTCAGCTCTATTTCGATCAAGGGGGAGGAAGAGTTTCCTTAACGGTTTTGGGTATAATTGAACCTTGGGAAGCTGATGAAGAGACTGCTTCCATACTGTTATCGCACCTTTCAAAAGGGGTGGATGAAGACTTTGCTTGGTCTGGCCAGGTTCTTTGCTCTGTTGTTCTTCCCAAGTTGTTGGTTATCAATGAACCTGCTTCTCGTGTGCTGGTAACTGCAACCATTGAGTACTGCAAGCTCCACCAGAGGGCTGCTGTTGATGCACTCTTATTTCCGTTGATCCTTTGCAAGGAAGGGATCAACTCCCCTATCTGTGATGTGGTCACAAGGATCATCAGGGAGTGTTTGCACCCAGCTCATGTATCTGCCGTCTGCCAGAAACTGCTCTGCAGAGAAGAGGACGCAAGACAGTTTGTCTGTCTCCCCTGCCATCGTAGTCTAATATCCAACAAATTGGTATGGACTGAACCGCTGTTTACATTTTTCCAGAACATCCTGAATCACAATGTTCATTTAACACAGGATTCTGTTAATCATCTTGTTTCTGTGGTTGGGGAATTGGCTGATGgattttcaaattctttgaaGTTTGGGAACTTCTTGTTATGTTTGGTTACCAAATGTGCTCATTTACTAAAGTCTCATAAGGTTTTGTTGATTGAAGCAGTTGAATGTACCAACACTTTTATGACCAAATCTATATTATCAAAATTGGCAGGGCTGTGA
- the LOC122667978 gene encoding tetraspanin-2, whose amino-acid sequence MAVSNSITAIVNFVALLCSIPIIGAGIWLASKPDNECVHLFRWPVVLLGILMLMVSLAGFVGAYWNRQGLLAFYLFCMAILIALLLILLVFAFVVTRPDGSYSVPGRGYKEYRLYGFSSWLQEHVTNSGNWPKIRTCLSQSDVCSKLSQDYITADQFFMAHISPLQSGCCKPPTVCGYGYVNPTVWTNPTNPTADSDCYLWNNDQSQLCYSCNACKGGLLGNLRQEWRRANIIFIITTVALIWVYLIGCSAFKNAQTEDLFNRYKQGWA is encoded by the exons ATGGCAGTGAGTAACAGCATCACAGCCATAGTGAACTTCGTAGCCCTCCTCTGCTCAATCCCCATAATCGGGGCCGGAATCTGGCTGGCATCGAAGCCAGACAACGAGTGTGTCCACTTATTCCGGTGGCCGGTGGTTTTGCTCGGCATCCTGATGTTGATGGTATCACTGGCAGGCTTCGTCGGGGCTTACTGGAACAGGCAAGGACTGCTGGCTTTCTACCTATTCTGTATGGCTATCCTCATCGCActcctcctcatcctcctcgTCTTCGCCTTCGTCGTCACCAGACCCGACGGCTCCTACTCTGTCCCAGGCCGTGGATACAAGGAGTATCGACTCTATGGCTTCTCTTCCTGGCTCCAAGAACACGTCACCAACTCTGGTAATTGGCCCAAGATCAGAACTTGCCTCTCCCAATCCGACGTCTGCTCCAAGCTCTCCCAGGACTACATCACCGCAGATCAATTCTTCATGGCTCACATCTCTCCTCTCCAG TCAGGATGTTGCAAGCCTCCTACGGTGTGCGGCTATGGTTACGTGAACCCAACGGTGTGGACAAACCCAACGAACCCAACTGCGGATTCTGACTGCTACTTGTGGAACAACGATCAGTCGCAGTTGTGCTACAGTTGCAACGCCTGCAAGGGAGGGCTTTTGGGGAACTTGAGGCAGGAATGGAGGAGAGCTaacatcatcttcatcatcaccaccgTCGCTTTGATTTGGGTGTACCTCATCGGTTGCAGTGCCTTCAAGAACGCCCAGACTGAAGACCTCTTCAACCGTTACAAACAGGGTTGGGCTTAG